The genome window gagttcagttgaaaataatgaGCTTTTCATTTTGAGAAATATGCTCAAGAGCATGTGCAAAATGTAACCTAGACTTACAGCACGTTTCAATGAAGTgcataacaaacataaataTAGCCTAGTCCATCTTCATTAACAATGTTCAGTTCACGTTTAACAGTGTAGGCGTTAAAGTGCTAAACTTGAAGTGCTTCAGTGATATTTTATGTCAACTGAGCCGACATGTACATCAGCACCAACGTTTTTAactggcaaacactggatggacaatggattttatggagtgGCACCAACAAAATGGAACTAAATCGTAATTTACATGACAGCGGCAGCAAAGTGTGATGCTTGTGTGCGGAGTCGTATTGAGAACAATGGAATTGAGGGCCCCATCCTGGTGATCAGAAACGGATGGTCTGAGGCGCAAAGCTTAAAAACATTTAGggcgtgtccagtccacattcggcATGATTTTATGATCATATATAATCTCCTACTCCAGCCCTTACTCTTGCaacttgtgtgtatgtaaatgagtgtgtgcatagtgtgtgtttgtttttgtgtatatgtgcttctctgtgtgtttgtgtgtgaaagagagtgtgtgcatgcctgtgtgtgcagctgatatggccccccatgaacggaattccacgaaatcttgcatgcattcagagggtgtcataatgatcctaaaattttgtgcagtttttggtcatcctaggccctacagttctcgagatattcacagaaaactgtgtctggccAGCTACAGGCCGATTGGTGTACACTCATTAAATgtacatatattcatttattgtatggaCGCTCATGAACTTCCACGAActtcatgaaacttggcatgcattcagagggtgttataatgatcctacacttcaaatttTGTGCAATTTTGAACATGTCAACtagagatacctgcgattacaatgcctcatttttgcttttgtatttttatctaggtggcgctatacctcaaatgaggggatatggaatgggttgacatggccccttgataCCAACATACGAAAAAAAAGTTGGTCATATAGGCCCTACGGCTCTcaaaatattcacagaaaactgtccgCACTCTCAAGAGTTTTTCTTTCATTAAAAGAGAGGTTGTGTTTCTGTTACTGAAAAAGAAAGGTTACCATGTCAGATGCCGCTTGAGAgttccttttttccccttttatttTCAAGTCTGTTTCTAACTCGCACCCAAAGGGTGaataacttttaacattcacacCATGCGTAGGACTCTCTAAGTATGTAACTGCTCAGGACATGTCTCTAAGAAAAGTCCTTTACCAAAGTAATGGTAAAATGGTAAATGGTAAATGAACTGCATTAATATAGCACTTTTCCACTCCCACAAGCACTCAAAGCGCTTTACAAtttcatgcctcacattcacctattcacacacacacactcatacaccaaTGGCAGACGATGCATTGCTAGGCACCAACCACTTTGGGGTTCAAGGACACCTCGACAGGGTCAGGAGGAGTTGGGCTCGGACCAGCTCGAGCAGGAGGAGTTGGGCTCTCCTGAGCCACTGCTTCCCACATCCATGTCCCATTTTGGTTTTCAAAAAGTCAGATAAGATGAGGCAATTCAGTGTCAGATACCCATTGTTTAAGAAGAGGACTCAGTTGGAGCTAACTCTTTAGGCAGGTAAAAGCACATCTAAAGAATAGAAAGGGAAACACCACAGAAGGCCTTTTCATGGCCATAAAGTCAGGAATACTTAATTTATGTCTCGCTGAGGGGATATCAAGGATATTGATTACAGTCCAAGTTTAGGTCCCTGTTGGTCATGTAAAAATGGTGACCACTTTTGATTGTGCTGTCAAATAAAGTATGACTTAACTTTACAAAGCTGTGATTTATTGCAAAGCATGGGTATAGTTAATTGTTGCTTTATGTTATTTGGTTATATCCCATAAAGACAATTGCAAATTTGTTCTGTAGTTAATAATAATCatagtcataataataataataataataataataataataataataataataataataatatgtttatatagtgaaaaataataataatatgtttatataGTTTCTGACTCAAGGTTGCTTAGTTGTCAATCTTGTACACACCCACAATTATTATGAGGTCAGTTCATTTTAGCCCTCTAGTGTCCTTCAACAGTGGCGGatattacttgagtacatttactcaattactgtactcaagtcactttttcatgtatctgtactttacttgagtatttatttatttatttatttttacttttactccagtacatttctaggccaaatatcttacttttaactccactacattttgtgacagctgaacagctgaagttccttttggacAAAATACCAGTTCCTTTTGGGGAAAAGTCCAAAATACATGTGTACTTATATGTGTATTTTCTATTAAGCGAGCTAGGCTttaaataatggtgttgcctaacctatgttatcgttatatccactatttactgttgaccccttttcacaatattgatgttaccatAAATAGCCTCATGATGCCATTAAACAAATGATGATAAATGATAGACAATGACAGATAGATATACAATGACAGACAATtatagacaatctgacactatctaactatctaacacaaaagggaacatctTGATTTGGTCCAAAAGTGTAAAGCCATCCACAAAGCAAAAAGTGGTTACTTTGAAGTCTCTAAGATAAGTTATCACATTGGTTTGTTTTTAGTTCTTTCTACATACAATTCTCAGttgattttgtccttgaatgaaggagaaaggctcaatgaaTGCCTACGTCTGTGCTGAATCATTTCAACAACAGTATTAgtcataatacatttcaggGCTTTTGAggtacatttgaaggcaagtacttttgtacttccactcaagtggaaatgtaaaaggacTTCTACTGTTACTagagtaacatttgaccatgtgtatctctactttcactcaagtacaggatttgCGTCCACTTTGTCCTTCAATGTTAACCATAAAACCATAGTGATTGTAGTGTAGTAAGGTAACCTTTCTTTTTTGAAGATTCAACAGTAGGTGGCAACAATTTGCAACTATCCAGCCTTCAGACCTATTTAGGGAACTGTGTTTTGCATGTTATATAACAACCAGCTGAGGAACATGCAAACTACTTTGAGATAAACACGGAACACAGGAAAACAACTTTAAAAGACATCAGCTGCAGTACCCATCGAGACATTCAGAAATGTGCCTTTAATGGTTGGAAAAACACACTATGCAAAATTGCGAGCacatgatgtgcacaaatatgTTGACTTGTCACTCCTTGTTATTTGATCAAAAGGTGATGGAGAGATACAAAGTTTAAAATTGAAGATTCAAGTTGAATTCTTGAATTTGAcatgtgtgtcacacacaaagCATTGTTATTCAGGTTATAATATTTTCCTTGTTGTTAAAAAGTTTCCttgttgttaaaaaaaaaaacagtgaactATATTTTAGAGCATACCTGTATAACAAGTCTGCTTCCTGTCTGTTAGGATGTTTGTCTGCTGGTTATTGCGTATGGTGCAGACAAACAAGCTGAACAGGCCTGCGTAGTATACGAGAGCACTAAACCGTAGCATGGCGGTAGCCGCACAGCACATGCTTTCAGCATATTTTGTTCTGAATGGCGCATCGTCGAGATATGACTGGGTTAGGGAATGCACTGCAAACCACAACTTCCCTTTCCTCTTGTCTTCTGCTCATATTCAGCATTTATGATAATTGAAGACAACACACATCTCTCGCATGTTTCGAGAAGAAATACTCCAAAAGTGGTTTTAGTTTGGATTTAACCTGATTTTATTATTTGGCTGGGTGCTACAGACTAAATGGCTGTCCTGGGCTAGTTGTGATCTGAGATCGCCATTTCATACAGAATACCTCCATGCCTAACCTATGCAAAACAATTAAGTCTAGAGTATAGCCGTGGGCCTGTTATGTGCTAAGTACACATCTAAAAACTTAGTGGCTTGAAGTCAATCAGGTCAGCTACCTAACCATGCATGTCCTGAATGATCTGTTCAGGACCACGACATTGCACTGTATccagatcaacacacacacacacacacacacacacacacacacacacacacactgaactgaaCTTCCACAAACATCACATTCACCAACGCAATGGATTCAAGCAGAAGTGAACAGGTATCACACCCAGCAAATTTCCAATCATCTGACTTACTTCAGTAAACCATGTCTGGGGAAGCCGTGATATTCAAAACCTGTGTGACCTTTCTCTAGAGAAAGTATTCTCATGTGACCTGTGCATTTGGAAGCATCGTCTGGTCATGTGGTAAAGCACTTGGAGTTGGCTCAGTATAGCACAAGCAGCCACACCTGATGAGATGTGTAGTGGACGTTTATATCTAAGGTTCCAGGCtgcactgtttttatttttcagaaatgacaaaaaacaaTGTTGGAAGCTTGGAAATCAAAACTCCTGCTATAAAATGGAGGGTAGTGTATGCCTCTGATTGTGATGCCTTGAGATTTGGATAGTGGCATCATGTGCTTTGGGGGCTGCTGTTTGACATTAGACTCTCATCTAACTTTGGTATGTCCAGCATCCAATTAAGAGgaaaaatgtgaaataaaaaacagtAAATAAATAGTGAAGCATAGCACATAACTATATGTCCACAAAATATCTCTCATGAGAACAGCCAAAACCCAACTCCCAACTTGAGGCTTAAACAGGATATTAATTATACAGTGTCAGTGAGTTTCAGCTAGAGCAGCGAGATGAGATTCAGTAGTTCAGTAGATCCACGCATAGCAGttgtcatgttcatttcaattgTGCGCTGTCAAAAACGCTGTTTAGTTATTCGTTTCAtcatccctacacacacagcctctggcAGAACCCTGCTGCATGCAACCACAGATCTCTGACCCTGTGACACCCACATTCCATGCTTTCATTCAGCTGATGCTCAAGAGGGATCCGACACTGATAGAAGCCAGTTACACGATCCCTGCATATGGCCTCAGCCTTACAGTCTCCAGACTCACAGCCCGACCTGAGACAGTAAGAGCCTGCAAATGGagaagtgagagtgtgtggtgaGAGAGGCTTTGGGTATCTACAGTATGTGGGACAAAATGTTCAGCAcacatctctcttcctcctctcgtGACATGACCTGTAATGGGTATCATCCATTCCACACTTGACTCCTTAATAGAAACATAAAGGTTCATATACTGTGCTTTATCCCCTCAATGTAAAGGGTTACAGGGTGGTCATAATGGGATCTGCTCCATCTTTCAAATGTATGATGTTTTGGTTGTCACAGATGTACTACTGTATGTGGGTGTCTGCAAAATTACTTGTTACCATTTCCAGGTCAGATGGTGGTGAATACTGACAGGTGAATACATAGTCCATGGAAAACTTTCCATCACCACATTAGTGCTATATGGTCTCAAGCAGAGATGTCATAGTCCTGCTTTTATCTCATCAAAGTCCAAGACAAAGCCTTGCCTCATTCAACAGTCACATATGTAAAGTCAGCATTTGCTTATCACACTCAAAACTTTCCAGTCATATTTGCATCCGAGGttaaaactgtaaacacatcaTGACAGACGCAGGCTTAGAGTCAGGCCGCTTTGCGCCAGTTTCAGCTATAGCACGTGCGTCAGCCACTGACGCCTTCCTCTTTTCGCTGCGGTTTTAGTGACAGAGAGGTGATGCCTAATCCAGGTCATAGCAACGGTTTGTCTACAAGCCTATATAAAAGCACTCATGGGTGACAACAAACAGTTGAACACAGATTGCACATGTGCTGTGAGCCGAGTACTAAAGAGCGCGTAAAATGCCCTGGTTGATAATCCCATCGATCGAACAGGATAGCAGAAGAACCATGAAACGACTTGAGATGCGGGGACAGAACAAGTGAGTTCTTTAGACAGATGAGGAGCCTGCTGTTACTCAATGATTTGAATAACATTTTTGAATTTATTCCCTTTCTAATTTGTATGTCTTTCTCCTCAGAAACAAGGACTTCAAGAAACAACTAAACTGCAGAGGAAAGTGAGTACAACGAAAACTGAAGCACTACATTTACATGCATTATCCTGTTGCTTGAAATGTTGATGGAAGTACATCAAGGCTCTGCTTTTTACATGTGTACAATTACCTCTGCCAACAGACTTCAACCTGGTGAAACTCAACTTTGGTCTCAATCACTCGAGAATCTGCTGACATCTAAATGTATGTAACATTTTCACGTATTTCCTATTTTGCTTATATATATTCTCATTTTAACACAATACCAAAGCCAAATTCTGATTGCCATGTAAAGAATTGAATAAAGAAAGAGCCTCTTACAGCATAGGTGACTGACAGAACTCATTCATGCTTCCCATGAGAAAAGGTCAGATCACTTGTAGCTAATTTTTAACTGTTTTGGAATCTCAGATGGAATGGCAGCTTTCCAGGCTTTCCTCAAGTTAGAGTTCAGCTATGAGAACATTGAGTTTTGGTTGATCTGTGAGGAATACAAGAAAATCAGGAGTTCCCGTCTCATATCCAAGGCCAAGAAGATATTTGAGTGTTACATTGAAGCTAATGCACCCAAAGAGGTACAGTACTGCTACTAAACAACAAAATAACttatacacacatttatacaaacACAATGTGTTATTTCTATCAATGCTTTTACCACACCGGTACTTCAACTTATTTTATATTTCCTTCCAGATTAACATTGACCATCAGACCAGAGACCACATCAGGGAAAATGTGAGGACCCCCAACATATCCTGTTTCGATGAGGCCCAGAAGATTGTGTACAGGCTCATGGAGAAGGACTCCTACCCCAGGTTTCTGCGCTCTGACATTTACAACTCTCTGATTGCCTCAGCCTGAGGCCTGGTCAAGCTGAGGACATGTGTCCTGCCTCAAGTAATTGGACGATGGCTTCTACACAGAGCACTATGTGGACTTACCAGAAACCCCAGAGATGCCAAAAAAGAAGGATTATTTTCTTAATATTCTTTTTTGCGGTTGAAGATGGAACAGACTGAAGGAAGTATGCACAGTAGAGTGGGAACTGCTGTTAGAAACACTTTTACCCGGCTATCTGCTGATCTGTGAATCGGATGTGTGCGTACACTTTTTCAGAGCTGACTCAGTCACCATAGCACAGTCTGCAGAGTGGTTGTGGGCGCATGGGACTTTGTGTGCAAAATCTTAGGGGAACTTTAGACAGGATACTGTGTCAGTTTCACAGATAAACAAAAAGCCTTTTGCTCTTCCAGCAGGTGACATCAGAACTCAATACACATTTGGCTATGCAACACATTTCTGAAGTTATTGTCATTTTGAGATTGATAACTCCATTATGAAACATAAAATGTGCCTTTAGGCAAGATTATGATATTGTACAAATGTTGTACTACTGTACATACTTTTATcataacccttaaaggtgtgggtttttgaacattctaacataagattccgttccacaacaattcaaggttctaacATTCTATGtggaattcaatgaacccagatattttttagaacgttcattttccaacattcccatcacaccggtgtgatggtaTACATTTAAGggatattaatttatttatatgtatatgATGTGAATGTGTAACATTTTAACTTATGACTGTATTGTACATAAGCACAGATAAAGATAATAAATGTTGTACATGCGTTTGTTGGGTTTTTCTGAATCCCACTAAAACTCCCGCCACTTGTTACTCAGGTTGATTCCTGTACTGCCCATTCAGTGATATCTGTAGAGAAGAACCTGTAAGGaagaaacaacacaaattgtAAACATTTATGTAAGACGGTCAGATAGATTTGTACATGAAGAGGAATCAGgggtaactgcatcgaataacaacgtggatttcggtgtcTCATTTCGGTCCTTAAATAgcgtttttgttttattattattaccgggtattttttttataggcatcactgcatgtcatgcgccatctctaacatcttgctctgatagcaacacatccagatacagttacccaacataaacactggatgtataaaccagaggggtgcaccacataggcgagtggacagtgtttgacagcttgcgtgagcccaagtaggcctagcttactttaaagcgatatcacaagctcctgtcaaaatctagcattgggcccaactacacacaagcaaaaaggctatgaaacaacaacagtagcctatgttacatatcttgctaatgcgctaactggcatttatttgaaatattaccaaagttgtaaggtgaaaactttattacaaggtgtgttctaaacaacataatggcaagatattaatctttcatgtgcatgaggcccatatagccattatatcacaatgaatatgaagatcatgttaaaagttagctggcaaaaacataaatatgtaggttacatacctgatgtcgcGGACATACTTTATCGCtagctaattaaactcagctgactggtgttagcgcatagccatagttgctgttaaaatgcctactaggctagtattgggaatctaaacacttcaacaccgacatgtagcctaacatgttcaaaactattgcgtgttatgtgttaagacatgacatttcttgaagcatttgggaacacactgaattaactgaaaagtagagtccctgttagattagcttgcttgcaaatgccgttgtccatgctATGgccaaaccgcctacactgggtaaacttgaaagcagagcttaccattgtgtgatgcatgctgttttaacatttaaatgtattattcgtaggagcaatgagatattgatagtaaattgaatataacagttcaatttcatgttcaaatttgtcttaacaataaaaaaaaagcaattcgtgctttagaccattttaatttaaaacattacaacaaagtaccggttcaggcaccgttttggcaccggcaccgttttaaaagtatcgatttagcaccggtatcggataaaacccaaacgatacccaaccctacacAGGACAATGTTTTATGCCAGTTAAAAGAAActaaaccatattaataccatattaactgccccgtgtattaacctcatagctgaagaaaatttgCAAAATCAGTGTAtaagccgcggctaatagttgggaaattacagtaTTTAGGCCCAGCAAACTGCAAAACAAGCACAACCTCGCCTGATCCAGGTCAGAGACCACAGTACTAGACTGGTGtatgtttctagaaagggtagttggCTAACCTCTGTCACAACCTTAAGAGTAGAACTGTTCTTGGATTCGGTGGATTCGGTAGAAAGAGTAGTTCCAACGCTCAATTGTAAACATGGGCGGAAAGTTTGGTATTGGAACAACAGGTCAAAAGTAATCGTTGCAGTGTCGTTTATGGATATTTTGCGGTTGTCAACGTTTCAATTGCATTAGTTTGACTAGATTGACCCTCTATATTCATACTGTACCTGAACACGCTCCAACTGAGTATTTcacttattaagtgtgcttgcaaagcagcacacttattgttcttcttaagttttattagcAAAGCAGcgcacttattgttcttcttaagttttattattaagtgtgcttgcaaagcagcacacttattgttcttcttaagttttattatgaagtgtgcttgcaaagcagcacacttattgttcttcttaagttttattataaagtgtcagccctagcgcctaggccctttgagacagagacaccgttccaactttaaaacgtccggtcagtaccggtgtaagttggtcgcgaagatgacgtcaggtgggcgtgccgttcgtccgccatattggattgaacagaaagcgaaactaaattttcacaggtcacaaatttggtccgaacgccacgaaacttgacgtacattatccttggaccaagcctcacaaatgttagcggaaggatttttgattttcgaaagcgtttgcccgtcacagccaaacgaaatcggcggcgaagctccgaaacaggaagtcgtccatatctcaggaacactgtcacatatcgataccaaattttgtatatgaactggggactccagtgtgagggtgcataggcaaaaaaaatatatatatatattccaaaagtttccatcatttggcaaaccacccacaggtatttggtaactcacaccattcaccttttcaccattaaccttctatcacaatgccttccatgtatgcacaatgtctcacaGCAGACACAATGCCTCCAGGaagccttgcccaatcatgaaatccttgctctgccatgggatagtatggacttacgaactgaaagagcaaggagaacagtagctatatatagcttacataatagagttgttttcacattgacggtattcaaattaaatttttcattattgttacatatcataatgggagagtattattaaaaatgttacaagtatgcaaatgcatatgtttacgggcattaggttttactgtgttgttttgttgtaaagacatgcaaggcattctgggccgtaatgaacagtggtcggcagcactccataggctacgtattaatatgaataggtatttctgtaaacctagggataataaacagctatctctgttacaaaaacgagctggtaatcgctcattgaagagggtactatgataaaaagattgttttcctaaaagcatggagttgacgaaagaataaacaagcaatgtcacgttaatgttaaatagcctagaactatctgaacgctaggtggcaacgttgtattacatttcactagtgtagcctacttgaaatacggtgtgagattcacaagtaaggaaggtgcaaatattatgtaatttattatgggaaattattggaaatgttatttcttgtttattctaattgcaaaccacacacatccattcggaatcacacgtacacatttaatactgaaagactatcatttcgtttatttgatgttgccttagcaacacagccttcagagcaaagattctagaacagggcttcagagagacacgttttgagtttgcgtcctttatgaaagtaagtgttttatacagttaacgttacagacataatgagtcatgttgtagtggtcaacataaatgtgccccttctgttattagaatgctaagcggagaagcatgctaagcagagatgtAGTAT of Alosa sapidissima isolate fAloSap1 chromosome 1, fAloSap1.pri, whole genome shotgun sequence contains these proteins:
- the LOC121677422 gene encoding regulator of G-protein signaling 21-like: MPWLIIPSIEQDSRRTMKRLEMRGQNKNKDFKKQLNCRGKLQPGETQLWSQSLENLLTSKYGMAAFQAFLKLEFSYENIEFWLICEEYKKIRSSRLISKAKKIFECYIEANAPKEINIDHQTRDHIRENVRTPNISCFDEAQKIVYRLMEKDSYPRFLRSDIYNSLIASA